Part of the Leishmania braziliensis MHOM/BR/75/M2904 complete genome, chromosome 23 genome is shown below.
CCGGAAGGGTGCGACGCGGCGTGTTGTGGTGCGTGAGAAGCCGCTTTTTAAGTCTCGTATGCAGCGTCTTGTTGACTACCTACGCCCGACCACCCGCCACGGCTTTAACATTGTGGGCGCCTTCGAGCTGAGCAAGGTCATGGCCTGCATCATCTTCCCTGTCTTTATGCTTCTCTACTGGAAGAATAAGGAGAAGGAGTTGCCCGACACCTGGGAGCAGCAGTTTGGTGGcttgcagcaccgccagtTCAGGGAGGATCAGCTgccagagaaagagacggaCTACTTCAGCATCATGGAGAACTTTCAGGAACGCCGCGAGGCTGCACTACAGAAAAAGcgggaggcgctgcagaacCGAATCGTCTAGAGCCCTGCGCATGGCGGAGCTTGGAAAGTTGATTGGCcagtgcacgtgtgtgtgtgcgcgtgtgtgtgcgtatgtgtgcgtggctcATGTGCAAGTTCCACTCGGCTGATTCTCTGCCGCCCTGACTCTCTTCGTCTgttgttccccccccccttccccccgctTAGCGCCGGGGCTTCGTCACTCCGAACCTTCAGGTTTTCTGGGCACTAGCACAGTTTCATCCTTGGTAGGGACAGAGGGAAAGCCTGTGCAGCGCTATGCCTCTCGTTCCCCTACCCCCTCTCAGACTCGTCTGCATTCTCTATGCTTGCAGTCGAACATCTCCCGTCATTCTTCGTCGTCCACCTCGTCGTCTTTGCAGCTGTtcactctcctctctctctcttccctcgtgtgttcttctctgccgctggcgctggcacCCACGTCTGtccctctcgttctctcgGTGTCCGCCTCTacctcatctctctccctttcatGGCGTAACCttccactccctctctcaacTTTGCGCAGGTGTCCTCCTTGCTTACCTTTCTTGCTTAAGAGTCCACAGTACGTGTAGAGCCAAGCACGTCAACCGAGGCGCACGGGTGCGTATTTACTGAACTCTCCCTTCGCCACATGCGCCGTCCTCTGCTTGACCCCGCCGCCAGactccttcttccctctgTCATTTCTGCCCTTAGACCCCCTCGCCGACAATTTCCCTCCCCCAtacactgctgctgctctcgtcgCTCATTTACCCCTCGCTATTTCAGGTGCACAGTGCTAGGCACCTCTGGCGCGCCTTTCTGTTCGTCGCTCTCGGTGTGAGGCGCAGTCACGTGAATTCCAACCACAGCGTAATTCTtcttgctgccgccgctgctgcgcccctctcagcagccaccactgccactaCACCGAGGCAGAGTCCCCACTGCAGGTCTTACAGTACACACGGATATACCTCGTGGCGTGTAGACCGCAACCACTCGCGAGCTGCACGACTGCTCACGGAGTCTTCCTTGCTGTGGACCACGTGAGTGtacgcacaggcacccaaCCGAGGGGGGCTGGAGATGCCGAAGCGAGGCAGAGGGAACTCAGCCGACGCGTCAtacgccgctgcgcacagcGTTGCGGAGATAAGCGACGCAGATAGCTCATCAACGCAGCCGATTAGCGTGGAGGAGATGATGGAGTCTCATCAAGATCTTGTGCTAGAGCAGCAACTGGACGCACTGGAGGTAGACGAGGACTTTCGGGAATCCCTCCGAGCCATGACGCCCAATACGCGCAGAGACGTCCTGAATGACATCATCCGCCACCAGCAACACACCGAGATTGAAGAGAGCATGATGCAAGGTTTCACTGTAGGCGACTTTGGCACCGCAAGGTCGCTCTTCACGTTTGGTGCGGGTATACCTCCTGGTCTCCATCAGGTAGACATGATGGACGGCCCTCGGGCGGATAATGACGCTGACGACTACGTTGACATGATCGGCGATgctgaggaggtggaggcagagGGCGAAATGCGCGGTTCCCATAGACATGCGGTGGTAGAGGGAAacgaggaggcagagacggGGTTCTCAGTTGAGATGCCGCCATTCTTACTCCGCGGCATGCCACTGGTCCCTGGTCGCAACACCGGGGTGCCGCCCGCACAGCACCACCTCGGGGGTcagtcgccgcagcaggcaGGGGCGCCGGCGACCGTTCTCGATATTCTTCGGCTCATTGCCGGGCACCACACACCACAGGCTCGCActcgcagcggcggtagTGGCCTCCAGCAGCCGGTCCGCGGCTCGGGCCAGCGCACTGCCCTCGAGGAGGGTATGCTGAACCTCCACAACCTAATtggtgtgctgcagcaggcaaaCGTGATGCAGTCGATGGGGCTGGACCACGACATCGACGATATGACctacgaggagctgctggagctcgAGGAACGCATAGGTAACGTCAGCAAAGGCGTACCACCGGCGTTGCTGGACAGCTGCATGAAGCCGCTTCGAGGCTCGTCGATCGAGGCTGGCACGTGCGCCATCTGCCAAGAGGAGCTCAGCGGGACCTTTTCCACAGCCACGGCCGACGCAGCACCCACTGCTACCTCGCCCAGCAACACGGACAAGGCGTGTGTCAAGTTGCTCAACTGTTCTCATGCGTTTCACAAGGTGTGCATCAACCAGTGGCTGACCCAGAGCAAAACGTGTCCTATCTGCAAAGTAGAGGTGCTGCCGAAGcccgcgtcgtcgtcacccTCGGCTTCCTCATAGTGAAGAGAGTGTTTTGCTAGTAATAGCGGGAGTAGGGCGGCGGCTTGTACAGGGatgaggggaagaggagagcgacggGCGAAGTGCGCTAAGCTGCTTCTTCGGAGCCAGATCTTTCTCCCTGCCTTCTTGCACCCGTGCTCACGCCTGAGTATTTAAGTccgagagaaagaggagagccCGCACATGCGCTTGCGTGCTCAGGTTCAACATATGTGTCATACCGTGTTAGTGCCGTGATGCGCCCGTCTCTGTGGTCGAATAGGTGTGTGGGGCGTTTGTATGCACGCTCGTGCGTGTTTGTGCTGCATGTCCCTGCTGTGCTGCCCTTGTTGACCATTATTAGAGAAGCTCGTGGGAGCTGTTTCAGTTCCCCACCAGAGTGTCGGGCTCCGTCGTTACCGAGCATGGCCCACAGTACGGCACCGCTCTCTtccactctctccctttctgtGTTTCGAGAGCTGCGGCTGATCCTCATGGTGCTTCTGAGTTATCAtagcagcgcagcggtggagtCTCAAGCGGTGAACTCCCGCGTGATGATTGTTCGTCTCTGTGCATACGTGGCGCTCAAACTCAGTCTCGTGCAAGTGTGCGgatgcacagagaaagaTGCGCAAGGTGGACACGTGAAGGCACCCTCGTACTCCTCGCTCTaaccctctccccccacctcctttATGTTCGCTCTTATAAAGCGCCATTGCTGAGAGCGCGTTCCACGCATCCACAAGCAAAGACGTTCACGGGCGAGTGAAGATGTCCGGCCTCTTCAACTCCTATGAGGAGGACTTCAACGACACTGTGCGAGGCCTCCGCGAGGGCTGTTCGAAACTCCAGGCAGATGTTGAGGCACAGTCTGCACATGAAAGGGACCCAACACGCGTTTACTACCCACCGCCTGCCACCGGCCCCCTCAGCcgagcacagcagctgcaggtggtgcagcagagcCTGTCGCACGCGAAGGACCTGGTCACCAGTATGACGTACGAAATGACGGACGTCGAGCCCTCACACCGAGCGGCgacgaaagagaaggtggaggcgtTCCGTAGGACATGCAACAGTCTAGATCATGAGGTGACCCAGCTGCGACAGTCATGTAGCGCGGCGGACAGAGCGGACTTGCTTCGGTTTGGTagctccactgctgccggagGCACAAGCGACAGCTTCATGATGGAGGCGGATGCCGACACACAGGCGCATCGCCTCTTGGCCCTTCAAACGACCGAGAAGCTACAGGGCGGTACCAACACGCTGCGCAAGGCAGAGGCATACCTCGCGCAGACAAATAGCATCGGCCACGAGTCCCTGGGCACGCTCCGCAGGCAGACGGAGCAAATTGCCCACGTGCACGAAACCACCCACGACGTCGACGCCGAAATATCGCGAGCGCGGGTGCTCATCAACCAGATGCAGCGCACCGCCATCCGGCACAAGGTCTGGCTTATTGGCATCATTTTTTTACTCGTCAGCCTCGTCGTTCTTCTGCTCTACCTTCGCCGATAGAGCGAGTGAGGGACTACTtggatgtgtgcgtgtgtgtgtgtgtgtgtgctgacgCTTCTCCAGGCTCTTCCTGCTTTGCTGCTTATCGTGTATTGCTGATGCCGATGCGCGCTTCCATTTCCGAGTTTTTTGTTtgttctttccctctcttcccctctctgtgttcTCTGCCGTTCCACAGAATTCATCTTTGCTCTCCGATCGCTCTGACGCGCTGTGCGAGGTGGTGGCTACAGGGCGATAGCGCATTCTTCAAAGCAAGCCTGAGCCCCTGATGGCGACAGTAAGATGAAAGAGCTGGCCGGAGCGAGTAGTCGAGTCAGACGTTGGCAATACTCAAAAGGCGTGCACGTGCATATCCTTGATAAAGTGGTTGCGCACCCACGTTTCCGGTGTGGCGCTTTGCGCTGTTGCACTCCCCGCTCACATGCGTTCCACCACGAGCATGGGTACAGCGTGGCAATCGTCGAAGCAGCCACCGACCCAATCCCAACAGCCGCAGCCTGTACATCTCTCTTCTGACGTCGTTCTGGCAACGCGGTGAATGGCGAGTCCTCATCAACCTCCCCAGAAGTACTGAGGACATAATGCGCTGAGTGAGGAGAAGTGAATCgctgtctctccctcgcttccCTTGCCTCTCTTCCGTTGGTCTGACGTTGTGttctctgcccctctctgctctccctctctctctctgtactgTTCGCTTTCTTGCTCTCTACGTCCTTACGCCTGTGCGCagcttttctctcgctcacGATCCTTCCGCCCCAGCCGTCCCTGGATCAGGTCACAGTGGTACgtgcgtgtctctgtgcgtgtgtctgtgtgggtgggtgctgGTACATGCGGGTCTTCTCCCACGAGAGGTGGTCTCCGTGATCACACAAGatttcctctctcccacgcCTAGCTGCAGGTCGTGCCACCCTCCCAGcactgctcctcctctccttctccatcttGTGTCTTCCAGTCGTGCGCTGTGCATCACTGTCACACGCCCCTTTATCTATTTCGTCTCTGCGTGTCCTgttgcctcctccccccctctggGCTTCTCACTGGTTCTCCTCcccgtgtgtgcgtgcgtgccctCTACCCCATCCTCTGTTTGACCTCCCAGGCGCTCTTGCTGTACTCTGAGGCGATCTGTGCCGCCTCGTTGGTTGGCGCGGCGGCTATCCAAGAGGGGtcctctcgccccctcctctccaacTTCAACCCCCGTCgtggccctctctcttcgtctccctcgttttcatctctctccaCAGACCCCCCCTTTTCACGCCTGCaatacccacacacgcccaaCACAGACGCGGCAGCCATGACAACGTTGTTCCAGACATATGAGGAGGAGTACCGTGATGGCTTGCGGGCCATCCGAGATGAGtcagaggcgctgcgccagtcGTGCGACCGCAGGGCGGCCGGGTACAAGGCACCACCTGCCACTGGGCCCGGAAGCCGCCTGCAGCGTGGTGCGCACTTGACGACAGTTTtagcgcagctgcgagagCTGGTGAATAGTATGGAGTACGAGGCCAACGATCTCCCCGCTGCGCATCGGCAGACAGCTAAGGAGCGTATCGTCGAGTACCGCACGAACCTGCGCaccgtggaggagggccTCATGCGCCTCAAGGCGGACGCGAGCGCTGCTGATCGACTCGACCTGCTCGGCGGCACCGAAGCGAGGAAAGCAGGCGCGGATGGCGCCAACAAAGCGGACGCGTCTAACGACCTCGATGATGCAACCAGAGCGCATCGCATCACGATGCTGGACAACACAGCGCAGTTTAGGGACGCCTCTGACAAGCTGCAGAAGGCAGAGCGCCTCTTGAATGACACAGAGACGGTGGGCAACGAGGCCCTCACAAGCTTGCGTTACCAGACAGAGACGATGCATCACATTCAGGAGACAACGATCGCTGTCGACGAGGAGGTGTCAGATGCGCGCAAGATCATTAGCGGCATGCAGAAGGCAATGATTAAGCACAAGCTCGTACTTACGGCCATCATCAtcgttcttctctttctcattTTTGTGGCCATCTACGTCAGCAGTGCAAAGCATCGCCGCAACTCGCCGTCGTCCACGTCGACGGAAGCCACTGGTGACCCCATCACATcggtggcgccgtcgctgtcgtggGTGACCAGAAAGGGAGCGCAGTAGATGAATGAAGCTAAAGCACCGCTGTCAGGACGAGAACCAGGAGAGGGtacggcagaggagagacCGACCCTACGTGGGTCAGGGGCGGAGTAGattgagcagctgcgcctgcgcacgGCACAGATCCGAGGCACTGCCGCGCAAAGGCCCGTCTCCgcgtctcttttcttcccccctctttccctcgacTATTTTcttgcttttctttgtgtCCGGAGTTTGTCGTACGCTTCGTGATGggggcgcgtgtgcgcagatGCGCACGTATGCTGCGGTGCGTGCTGATGCTGGCGGCACTCTTGCGGATTGAGGCACGCATGCGCGTGGGTATTGCGTCTTCCTCCTAAAGCCGtgccccccccaccctctcggAAAGTGATCCGTGCTGTTGCTGGCTGTtgtgcctcctctccctggCACATCGTTCTTTTATAGCTCCGTAtgcgtctctctccgctTTTGGGCGCGTGTGAGGCATCTTTCTATtctctgccgctgttgctgtgcgAAGATACAAGCAAGGATGAGCACTCCGATACAGGCGTGGACgactcttctcctttcctccccgTCACCCTCCAGGTTCAGTAGCCAGGTAAaggcgcagacgcacacacgcgagaaGACACACACTCAGTCGCAGGTGGCACAGCTACCGCATGAGGCAGTGCAGCTTCAACACTCACTCTTGTTTGCATCCACTGAGCCTGTGGTGATAGCCATATTGATTGAGAGGATGGTGAGGCGGGTGGACTCCGCCAACGCCCAAAACCTTCCTTCACTTTCCTTCCCCGAACGTTGCTTGTCATTTGAGCTTCTCCCCGCCTGTGAGttgcctcccccttcacgcACATGGCGTGCTGCGGCTTACCCTACATTTGTTTCTATTCAcgcctctgcgtctctcccCAGTGCTCTCGCCCATTCCCCACGCAGCGTGTGCAGGAAGGAGCGAGGCGAACTTCTTTCTTACACTCCTGCTGTCCATCTGCCGCTCGTTCTGTCGTCTAGTCGGCCAACtacctccgccaccaccaccaccaccgcctctctcacccccctCTGTGCACGAGGCACGCGTTTCAGGCCGCCTGCTGTGCTTTCgctgttttctcctttttttaACACTCCGCCACCCGCACCCACACCGGCGCACGCGGGCGCACTCCTCCGTACTCGGTCGCAGGGCGGTTATGTAGAGACGCACAACAGACAACCTGAGAAGCGCTGTTGCGTTGCCATAGCTCAACTCGAACAGCGAAAGAGGGCGAGCGGTGCGGCATGAAAGACTGGCAAGCAGTCGGTATATGCACCTCTCCTTAGTGCACTCTGCTcaccctcacctctctcGGTCTTcacccttctccaccttgtGTGGAACGAGTACGGTGCTACCAACAACGCACTCAACGtcccccatcccctccccccaggTACTTCAGGCCAATGACTTTACCAGCCTGTGGTGATGAGGCCGGTCGGCGCAGGGATGCCTTGAAGgagcaggccacgctgctgctcacgctgcaccagcacctGCTGAAGCATCAGAAGGCAGCGCATCTGGCCTTCACCTCTTTGGATGAGGCTTGCTGCTCCTTGGCTGCCTCCTTAGCGGCGCCGTCTGCGACGATGTCGTCATtgtcgtcatcgctgccgtcCACCGTGCAAGGGTTCactcagctgctgcggcacgtCGAGCTACTGCATCAGTTTCTCTTTACAAATCTGTACGTGCATCAGCGTGAGAGCGTGCTGCGTCTTGTGGCCGACGTGGAACGGTGTGTCGCTGGCGATGCGTCAGCCGCCTCGCCCTTGACGACGCTTCACTCAACGATGACCGATGCTGTTGGCACCAGCAACTGTGGCGGGGTTGAAAGCTCGCGCATGGACGAGGCGAAACGAGACCTGCGCCGACAAATCGCTCAGCTCCGCTATCAGCTCGCGCGTCCTGCCCAAGGTAACGCAAGTGACTTCCTTTCCACGCACGCCAACGGCGTCACCAGTGGACTGCCGCCTCAAAtgccggcggcggcttccCTCTTGTCCTCCTACTCCTCTCCGCCATACGAGAGCATCAAGTCTGCTTCCACTTCGGTAGTGCCGCGGACTGTGCTGCGTGCAGCCGGGTCTCCTCGCGCAGAGGCAGGGGTGACCGCATCGCAGATGCGCGGGACCCCACGCCAGAACACGCCGCGACTTCGACTCTTCGCGCTTTCCTCGGCATTCCAGAGGCACGGCATCGCAGGCCAGCAGGGACTCACCACCGTCCTGTACGCGGTGCAGCGTCGCTTTCATGTTCACGCTGTAGTGCTCGGCCGCACGTGTAGCCCGGATGTGGAGCTAGACGTGGCTGTGCGTCTcggttgtgtgtgtcttgtaGTGCCACATTATGACCTCAGCAGCTTCTCGGTGCACCCTGGGTTAGTCGTCACCAGTGATCGAGCAGTGCTCGCCCATATGGAGagccgcggcgacggcgagggcTTCACgcgcgcctccacctcccccactGTAGGCGAGTCATCGTTGGGGGGCGacgcggagggggaggagaatcAGGCGATCATGGctgacgacggtggcgaaaGTACCTCCGCTCTCGAGGATCTCTTCCTGTCACTCGAGGCGGATCTGCCCCTGATGACTACTGCCGAGCCGATTTGGTCGTCACCGCTCTTCAGCACTGCAGTCGGACGCGACGCGCTGGGCAGTCAGGCGCTCGTCGTTGAGCGGTCCGCACTACACCGCGATGGACGCCAATCATCGCATCAATGGAAGCGTCATCGCTCTAGCGACGCTGTAGACTCATCTGCGCACTCCGCATCGGTATCAGCGCCTGAAGGCGTTGCGATGTCGGCGCGCGAGTCCGACACTCACTCAAATACAACAGTCGATTTCTCTAGTCCGTCTTCGCGCTTTCGCATCACGGGTGCCGCGCGCCTGCTGACAAGTGCAGCTGCCGATGTGGTGAACCCAACAGAGGTGCACGATGCAGCGGCAGATGCAGACGTCATCATTCCTTCGCAGCTGGCCGTCGAGTCGCAGCATGTGGGCATCACGCAGAACCTGTCGCCATCACCATCCTCAGCTATCACGTGCGATCCCCCCCGCGTCACCCTCGCGCTGCGCCCGCGCGAAGACGTTACGAGGGCTGacgatgctgccgccgtcccggcctccgctgctgacgcAACCGTAGCACAGCAGCTTGTCTTTCAGATTAGCAACTCTGTCAAGTACCTGAAGGCTCAGCTAATGGAGGCCATCGGGCAGCTTGGCGGGGTGGTGGACCAGAGCTCTGGCTACAGTCGAGCATGCCGCTACCTTGTAGTGGCGGAGGGTATCACAGAGAGGACGGAGAAATACCTTGgcgcctgtgctgctgccgcgtaCATTGTGCCGCCGCGCTTTGTCTTCGACTCACAGCGCCGGGGCTACTGGCTAGAGAGCCGTGTTCAGGAGTACGACATGAGCCCTCAGCGCGTCATTGCACACGCACCGTGTGCCACTCCGATCTTCAACAACTGGCGAGTTGTTCTCATTACTTGccgtgccgcagctgcacgcggCGTGCTTGCGGCATTACTGGCTGGTGGCTGCACCCAGGCCACCGCGTTTGTGGTGGACCCTACAGCGGAGCCACCGATGGACCCCGACAGGCGTTTGCGCGTCTACGACCAGTCCTGTGCGACCGCCGAGGGTATTGTGGCGGGGTTGTCTCCGTCGAGCACCATTGCTTCCCAGACGCTGCAGTCGGCGACGCACATCCTTCTCGAGTGCAACAGCGTCAGTGCTCATGGGCTCTTTCAGATGCCGGACTGGATGccggcgtgcgtgcgccagTCCGAGTACCGCCCCCGCATCTTCACACTGGAGCTGCTGTACTTTTGCCTATGCGCGCATCCAGAGCGCGTCTTTGACACGGAGGGCCAGTTGAGCGAGGTAGATGCCCTTACTCCAGCTTGCCGAGTCGAGCCTGTCTGAGCCGGTACTACTCCGACAGCCTTGCTGGGGAGGGGGCCGATAGCGTTGCCGCACGTTTGGGATACGATAGCGACTGGTGTGGCAGCTCTTCGACGCTTCCGTGACCGAGGCGCACGCGTTTCTAGCATTTCACACTCAGCGAGGACGCTGCCACTGCGTGTGGGCtaacaccccccccccctgtgtgTGCAGATGTCTACAGCACGGTATAGGTGAACCGAAGGACGATGCTCGCGCACGTGCATCtacttctcttctccttaAGGGGATTTTGTATCCTCGCACACGTCGGTCGCGCAGGTCGgcgttctcttctcccccttctctttgcAGTAGTGCTTTTTTGGCCCTCTTGTAGGGGCGGAGAGACCTCCGCCATTTTCTTCCTGGCGCGACATGGGTGGTGATGTGTGGAGTGTGGCAGCGCTCTTTCGGCCACCTATGTTGGGGAGGATGTCAAGTGGCTTTTACTATCCTCTCTGTGAGCTCAAGTCAGGCCCACCTCCCGATCAGCCGCCGGTCATTTCAGCCACCGAAGAGGGGCGCGGTGGGTAAGGGAAGGGGTGGGCTCTGCTGCTTTGTAGAAGTCATCAGAAGGCGAATCAGAAATTCCGTGAAGGCGGAAATGCAGAAGTTTGTTGGCCCTTCTGAACGACGTTCAGCACGCCTTGGCGACATCGCCCATAGTCGTCTCGAAAAACAGGGATGGAGCCTCGCAAGGGAATCGCTACCCtcgtttcctctttcctgcctctctctctccctctgacCTCACACTAGCGAGGGACAGGGCTACTCGCATCGACGCAGGCATGCAGGCTGATGGACAAGtcagcgcctgcgcactcagaggcgtgtgtgcattCATCAGCGTCGATGCTGATGCGCCTTTTCTCACTGTAGTGAGCACGATCGGCACAGTGAAGTTACGGGCGTGTTTCCACGTCAATGACACGTCGGCGCAGTTTTGTGCGGAACTCTTGGCTCCCGTTTCTCATACCGTTCTTTTTCACTCAGCTGCTGTCCCTCTGTTTCCCTCTTGCTTGCTCAGTGCTGTTCTTACGCATCTTTACACTcacccttccctcccccctccccccacacacttCCGTAGTCGCGTATCAGAAGGCCGCCGTCCCCCCCGCCCTTCCTCCAGTCTCGTTATTTCTGCACTCGTTCCACCTAAAACTCTCTCGTGGATGAGACGCAAGCGCCCCTGCGCAGCTCACACGAGGATCTCTTAGCTTTGGTAGGCGAGAATGCCGGTCATTCTACACACCGGTGCTCGTGTCGCACCTGGCGACACCATCTTCACCTCCCCTGCGGCCGTGACGTCCTCTAACGATGCCCTcgaaggaggcgctgcggaggaggcggaggttGTGCCGAGAGAGGGTTGTGCGGTGCAGTACGTAGAGCGATACGTAACGCCAAAAGCGCTATCCTTGTCGGCGCCGTCGACAGTGGTGGAGCGCTTGATCGTAGCTACCCGTCACGGTATCGCGCAGTGGGATGGACCCCTTGTGTCGGTCTTTCCCCTTACTTCGTCCGGCAGGGCGGAGtacgcggcagcgcgcggcaCAGGCGCCCCACCCGGCTCTACGGTCTCGTCTTCGCGGCATACCGTGCTTGGACCGCGGCCGGGTGACATAGTGCATCTCCGCATCACTCGACTGAATCGTCTCTTTGCCTTTGGCGAGGTCATTGCGGTAAACTGGAGGTGGTGTAGCCATCGCAGcctctcctccgcggcagccggcggcggcggcaacaacagcgGCGTCTTCAAAGGCGTCCTGCGACAGGAGGATATCCGACCGTTCAAGCCCTCGAAAGaccagctgctgccccctccgccgtcgctgtcctTCGGGCCGGGAGATGTTGTGCTCGCCGAGGTTATTTCACAGTCCGACGTACACCAATACCAGCTCAGCACCATTAGCGAGGGCTGCGGCGTAGTGGAGAGCTTTATAACTACTATCGAGGGGCGATACGGCGGTCAAGAGAAGATCAAGCTTGAGCATATACCCGGGCGTCGCGACGCCATGATGATTCGGAGCACaggagaggtggtgccgaGATGgtgtccgctgctgccataAATGACGCGATGAAATCAATCATCACGCCGTGATGCTGGCTGCATGTCTGTACGTTGATGAGGATACACCCGCGGCGCCTTCCTCCACACCGGAGCCCTACTCCTCCCCAAACACACGCTCAACAGCACCCCGGCACACGTAGGCCTTCCATCACACCGGCTGCCACGCAAGGCACCCCTAACAGGGCTCAACTCCCCTCAGTCGGGCTTACCCGTGTAATTGACTCTACGATAGTCCAACCCCGATAGcacgacacgcacacgcgatTAAAAACACATATTTATATGTCCAGGACGAACTCCGTGGAGGCTACCACACcgtgttggtggtggtggtggtgggggggaggtgctATTGCCAGAGGCTCCGGTGTCGTTGATGTGCACCTCACCACGACCACTACAAGAGGTCGGGGGCACGATACTGTCATGAgagcctctccctcttgctcCACAccgtctcctcttccccccgcTCTCACTGCCGCTGTTCTGCTGTGTGGGGAGCACGTCTCAAGTGGCGGATGCGAATGTGAAGCCTTTCGGAGACAAATAGGTCAGCCGTGCCACGCAGGCATAGAGAGGGGTAGTGATGGTGGGTGGGGCTGGTGGAAGCGCTACAGAGTACATCAATTTGAACCTCCTCTATGCACGGCGTGCTGACGAGATGGACGCTACTCACCTCCTATTCTGTGACTCCTTCTATCgctgcctttcctctcttaTTCCGAGAGTGCGCAGGCACCTACTCGCCTTGAC
Proteins encoded:
- a CDS encoding putative Csl4p homologue: MPVILHTGARVAPGDTIFTSPAAVTSSNDALEGGAAEEAEVVPREGCAVQYVERYVTPKALSLSAPSTVVERLIVATRHGIAQWDGPLVSVFPLTSSGRAEYAAARGTGAPPGSTVSSSRHTVLGPRPGDIVHLRITRLNRLFAFGEVIAVNWRWCSHRSLSSAAAGGGGNNSGVFKGVLRQEDIRPFKPSKDQLLPPPPSLSFGPGDVVLAEVISQSDVHQYQLSTISEGCGVVESFITTIEGRYGGQEKIKLEHIPGRRDAMMIRSTGEVVPRWCPLLP